The sequence below is a genomic window from Lolium perenne isolate Kyuss_39 chromosome 4, Kyuss_2.0, whole genome shotgun sequence.
agcatgccctgcccaccttaacatcgcctggaaattgcgacaatctttctgcagatgtcctgactgtctttttccgttgctgtcgaggaaaaagtgcatctgacacggcccattcatcatctcttcgggagacacgaaaggccttgggaaccttggcccgctattttgcctattgtttcgagagtcatctctattgtcgcttcgctgctcattgcttctttgataatcatctctattgtttcctccggtatttgctcggaagcctgccgagatttgacctggagcgtcatagctcgggtattgtcgagggaatcgtcgccttggctgataatttcgaccgcggtcttcctctggcgacctgtgccgtttgttgtgaacagcatcttctccatctgcccatctgtttgctatttccattaaagcagatactgtctttgggttggtcctccccaagtcctcgacaaaatctccacgcctgatttctgcgacaaacgcatctatcgctctctcgtcagatatgttttctgccgagtttttgatgatgttccatctttggatatattttctcattggctcgtctggcttttgtcggcacgctctcaactcctctagtgacgcaggtttcttgcacgtggaccggaaattcttgacgaacacgtcctcgaagctttcccagctatcTATGGATCCTGGAGgatgtttctttatccaagatcgtgcagctccactcaaatgcacctggatgctttgcatagctgttgctctggttcctcctgtgagcttcaccgtctcgagataatcaactagccaatcctctggatcttgaaggccgtcgaattttttgaaattatcaggtaacttgaatcccgaagggactcgagtttttcgcactctcctcgtgaagcacggcaagccgcacatatcctcgtcgtttaattctggggactgccgatgttccctcctgCTTTGTCTCGCTctatcgactcttgcttgtgctgccgtgtcccttgctccacttggtccttcgggagccgccgctgctgctgccgcaggtcgtggactattttgccttgctgttccttcaggAGGTGTTGtcacaaacgccgttcccatggctccaactcttgccattgccatgttgtacagtgcctcccttggatctcctgggggtggtttggatgcaaggataaaagcttgcgtcgccatatacccagcttctggtgtcttgggtatgatgtttcctctcgtgtctatcgacataaaagacatgtcgaggttttgcaccaagtgctctctttctgcttcaggtacgttttgtaaccttgatcttgctctgttccgagcttctctgtggctatctcccgaagttctagattgtcgactcagctctgccattcgcctacttgatgcagaggctgcctactttcttctgtttagctcggctgcctgtttttccaattcccttgcagctcgtgcaagcctatattgatatgcttgtaattcttctggtgtggctgtggtagccattggttctgagccatccatagctcttgcggctctatcccatgctgcttgcgggagtcgaactctgtctcgtggctgtgacccgatatatttattgcctagacctcgtcgcaaatcagagggatcaacgtatggatttcccaaatcgtcgaaagcttcagatgtttcttcttggtcatggcttggctctccgataacataaatctgatgatattttgtattcagatctatgttgggtttggtgacaccatcgttaagattggcgaagaccttgcccactgtagtagatttgtcgatgaagttgtagctatcgacactgcttgagccattgcttatatatgagtccgcagatgactcaaacgacatgtcgctgaagatcttggcaagtttttctctcgccctggtgctgatgaagcgtgacgacgaagtttcttcctctcctgattcggttgacgatgtatggcttgaaaaatcggaatcgaccgccgacgatcccgacgaaatcagaatttcgacacgatacgatccctctttctcgacgcgaaagtgaaaccttccgaacgtcatctccataggttcctccagatacgcatatgcatccaaacgggagggcgggtgaggaacaaaatcaacaggaccagtagcgatctgtttacctcgatccattgcgttgcttgcggttgatgaagtcgacgattttgaacgtgccatcgaaatcgtatccttgacgcctctaatccccacagacggcgccaattgacaaggtattaacttgtcaatgcctacaggttgtagactagggtttagttggaagtagagggcaagtagatctcgaaggtttcagccgaaaagtactcgacgattatgaaaactagggttttagaataATGATTTGATtctctctgcgtccctcgactcccccttatataggaggcggagccgagggattcgtgtcgtacaagttacagagtccggaaaggtttctaactcatcccgcaagtttacaaataacacttcctattacaactctagctttccttaataatatcttgggcttccaaatcttcttattcttcgggtagtgggccttcagtaaaccccgggtactatcttcggcaggcccatttgggatgcctatgtcagcgtgCGGCACTGCAAGGGGCGTGGGAAGGAGACTAGAGGACCACGACTTCATGATCGAGAGCGATCAGATGTGGATCCTTCTTTTTTTTCGTGTGGACCGTTTAACACTTGAACCGGTTTGTTGGTTTTTAGTAACCGAGGTCATGTTGACACAAAATCAACAACCTTGTTGAAGTGATCAATTTAAGAAGTTTAAGGTCTATTTTAGACCAAAAAATAGTTTTAGGACTAAAAGTGAACTCTTAGTAAAATTGAAGGACGAAAAGTGGACTTTCTTCTTATATGGAGTACCTGTTTTTTCCAATATACTCCATGAGATTTTCCATGTTTCGGACTTGTTTTGAGCATTTTCGGACTTTCTATGCGTGCTTTGGAGTTTGGAGCCCGAGCCTAACCCGGACATCATGCCTTGGGCCGGGCTACCCCGAGCCTATTCTAAATTCTAAAGAGCTCAAATCATCCGAAAATTCTACGAAGTCTCTTTGGATCAAAGAAGCGGGGAAAGGGAACAATGAGTCAATCAATGAAGATCTGCGCGCATTAGGCACCACCGGCGCCGACACACGGCGCACGAGTAGTAATCAGAACGCCGAAGGCAACGCTCTATATCTGCGTGTCCGTTAACGGTGGTACTTGCCGGCGGCGTGCTGGCGCGCGGGCAATGCGGCTGCTcacaaggtgttcgatggaaTGCGGCGGTAAGCTGAAGTCAGTGTTGCGCACGAGTGTGGTCCTCCGCGCGCTCTCGCCGAGCCGGTCTGGTCGGCGCAGCGGCGCAAGACGTATGCATTTCTTGCCCGGTCCGGCCTCGGAGGACGAGCGAGAGTACGCCCCGCCGCCGCGTGGCTGGTACCCGGCCGCCTACGGCAGGCTGCTCCGGCTCGCGGGGTCGCTGCGGGGCGTCGAGGTCGCGGACGGCTACCTGCGGCACGCCGCCACGGGGTCCCTCGTCACCGACGCGCACGCCGTCGACCGGATGGAGCACTTCGAGGCGCTCGCGGGCGAGTTCGCCGCGACCCGGCGCGGGCCGCCGCTCAAGGCGACGGCACTGAGCTCGCTGACCAAGGTGTGCGACGTGCTCGGCGTGTCGGCGCAGCGGAGGAAGAACGTGCGGCTCACCGTGTGCCcgcaggtgacgcagcaccacgtCTGGCGCGGCGCGCTCGAGGAGGTGCTCCGGGACCTCCGGGAAGACATGGGCGCGCTGGATGCCCCGTCCCCGGCGACCCAGATGGCCGAACAGATCGCGTCGGCCTGCGCCAGGTTCTTGTCGGACACCGCCGACGCGGCGACGTCCTCCTCGCCGTCATGGATGCGTCCGACGCCGTACAGGAAGCCCGCGCCGGCACGGGCCAAGACGTGGCAAGAAGTGCTGGACATGTTCACAGACCTGGCAAAGTTCCTCGCGACTGACACGCGGCTGGCCGGACATGCCCAGAAGGTGGAGGCCATGAAGGAGGGGCTGTACCAGATACACGACATCATCATCGAGAGGTCCATCGCCTTCAAGGAGGCGCGCCACCAGGACTGCCTGGTGCAGAGGAACCTGTCCAAGAACCTGGGCCACTCGTCCCGGGGCCTCTACACGCTGCTGCTCTTCTACCTCTACGGCACAGTCCGGGACATCGAGGTGAATATCGGCAGGAGCCTGTCCGGGAAGGATGGCAAGAATGTCACCGTGCACGCAGTGAAATTCCTCATCAATGGGGATGAACTTGCGGTCCAGAGCGGCATCAAGCAGCTGAGCCGCGCTCTCGGTGTCTTAAAGTTTGTTTGGGAGGCGGCAAATACCGACATTGTGACTACCGAGTACAGTGGCAAAGATTTCGTCGTCAAGAAAGACAACAGTGTGAAGGGAGTGTTGAAGCTTCAAGGGCATCTGTGGGGGCTTGGTGTTGAAGAGAAGGCAGTGACATACAGAGGGAATGTGTTCCATGTGCATCAGATACGACTGCCCTGATTTCCCATATTCGCAACATCCTATGTAAGTCATCAAGCTTCTCAAGATTAGCAGAAACCTGTATTCATTCAAAATTGATCATACAAGGACACAACAGATACAGGTATAACCTGAAATGCTACTCTCTTTCTTGAACAAAAATGCTACAGTATTTCTTTTCACTAGATCTCGTTGCGTGAATTTGTACAAGGACGAGGCAACTGTATCCTGACTCCTGAGGGGAAGATACATACAGAaagggagaaaaagaaaaaagaggccCCTTAGGTTCTAACACCATAACCGAGGGAATATCTTCTCTTCCAGTATAAAGAACATGTACGGTTTGGAATTTCTATAATCTTCTTGGAGAATCAAATGTTTGTGTTATTTTCCGTTGAGGGATTTCGAGCCATGGATCTGAAAGATAGTTGCTTGCTCGAGTAGGGTAAAGTGCATTGTTGATAGGGCTGTAGTTGGCTGCTCCCGCTGAATATGCTGGATGAGGAGGTGAGGGCAAGCAACTCCGATTGGATTGCTTGTACTGCCGCGGCGGGCTACCGCACGGCGACACAGGCAGAGACATGTTCATCCGTATATTGGATGCATTGCTGAACAAGCCAGATTTACAGATTCTGTTAGACAATGTAAGAGATGCAATTTTATCATATTTTTAGTAAAAGTGGTAAAAGAGAACATACATAGCAGAAATCCTGCGAGTGGATATCGCTGGAATGGAAGCTGCTGTCATTGGCAAGTTTCTCATCCCGAGATTAGTATCCCGCAGAGGTGATAAGCTTCTGTAGGATGATAACGCGACGTTTGTCTTTACCTGAAACATAATCATAGCGGTGAGAAATTAAAGGACACCACACTCAATCTTGGGGTTAATCAATATGACAGATAATGGCCATCTAGCTTAACTGGTTATCATACAAATGCACAATCATCTTTTATACTTCCTCCGTCCGGAATAAGTGACTCGAATTTGTCTAGATTcgcatgtatctacacactaaaacgtGTCTAGATACATGCCAATCTAGACAAATCCGACTTGTGTAGATACATGCGAATCTAGACAAATTTGAGTCACTTATTTCCAGATGGAGGGAAATAATATTGATCACTACTATATGACAGTATATAGTCATAGACTGTAGATGTACCGTGGTTTTGTTGCCGTCGCTGGAAGTTGGAAACATATCCCTAGTAATGCCAGACCTGGAGCTCCTAACTGAAGCTTGGTCTTTGACCCAAGGATGTTCTATTAATTGAGCAGCAGTTGGACGGTCAGCAGGATCACGCTGCAAGCAGAGTTTCAGAAAGTTTTTTGCTTCAGAAGAAAGATGATCTGGGATATCAGGTATGTCTTTGCTGTTTCCTATTTTGAATATTGCAGCAACCTGTGACATTAATTGCAATAGCTTAGCAGACAGTCATCAGAAAGACAACCACCATAACCATGAAAAAAAATCATGGAAACAAACTCACCCCTTCGTACTGACTCCAAGGAGGCCTTGCAGTTGCCATCTCAAGAATGGTGCAGCCAAGGCTCCAAATGTCCACTGAAAGGCTATATCCGTTGGTATTCATGATAACCTGGGAAATAAATGGACATCAGGTGATGTTCAACTTACAAGGGAGAATACACAGGAAAATTACAGTACACTTTACCTCTGGAGCCATCCAGTAGGgacttcctttgaaggatttgaTAGATGTGTATGCTGATATCTGTATAAATATAAAAATATTCAATAATATGATATTTATATAAATAAAAGAAATTTCATATCGTTGGCATGGTATTAGTACTTACATGCTTGGCCATGCCGAAATCTGCAAGTTTAATGTCACCGTTAGGATCTACAAGTATATTTGCTCCTTTGATATCTCTGTGAGGAAGGTAAGCTTTAGTCCATAAGAATTAACAAATACAAGCAGTTTTATAAAAGGAAAGGACTGCCATCCTATCCTATGAACTTTGGTGACTTTCCAATACCTGTGCACTGTTTTCCGCCCATGCAAGTATGCGAGGCCAGAAAGGATCTGCGCAGTGTAATTCCGGAGGACTGTCTCCCCAAGTGGACCATATTCTTGAAGCAACTTATGTATAGAGCCCCCAGAAACAAACTCAAGATAAACTGAGAGTGTCTCAGTCGACTGCATTGCAATATAAACATATTCAGGCAACATAAAAAAAGTGTAGCAAATAAAGTATAACTCTTCAGAATTTACACCACAGTGGTTTACTGGTTTATGAGTAGGAATGAATATGTTCCAGTTTTTCTAAAATTTGCATCACCTCCTAAGTTTCAGATAACAGATTGTAATGACTGTGATTGCTGAGGTAACTTGTGATGTAATTACATGTTCAAGACTAGATCACAGTAAGATTATCATTTCTTCTTTTGTACTAACCAGTTCGCTGCCGTAGTACTGCACAATATTTGGATGCGAAAGCTGATTCAGAAGCAACATTTCCTGTCCATGAGGAGCAGTGTCAGTATGAAAGAACTAACACTGTTCCATGAGATTGATGCTAACTAATCCAATATGCTCCAAAGATGGTACCTGATTTAGCTGCCTCAGACACtcttttgagtttgaatcatcagCAATAACCTTGACCTCTTTAATTGCACACATTTGGCCGCCTTCACTGCATTACATTTAAAGTGACAATTTAGTATACTGTAGAAAGGAAAGATTCAGCTACCGGGCAAGGGGAGAAAAATAAAATGCTGTGGATCAAAGTAAGCACCTGTTGAATCCGAGGTATACTTGCCCAAACGTACCACTACCTAACAACTTCCCCTTCTTCCACTGCGAATGAAGGGAACGAGATGATGAGCACGGGGTTCCTGGAGGAAGAGGAAGCGGGTGCGCTGAGCTTGAGCTCCGTGAATCATCCTGCCATCCAGTAGGGGATCCAGGGCATTGCCCGAACGCTCTTGAATGCACAGGCGAGGCTGGACAGTGTTGGCCTCTCGAACTAGGAGGAGAGCTCGGCATCCGTGTAGGGAACACAATCTCTGTCGATTTCCGACCACGGCAGTAGTTCGTTCGGTCATTGGAAAGATCCAAAGTGTTGAGCTGAAACtctttccttggagaaacagaggCTTCAGATGATCTGCTATGCTCCGAAACCTGATGGTTATTTGCGACGAAGCGCCCTTCTTCCAGCACAAGGCTTTGTTTCCGAGAATCAATCGCCAGCCTATTAAATTAGTCATGAAAATCAAGTATCAGTTGAAATGCAAATCTATGGAACCAATAGCTCGACAGGAACTGTTTGTTTAACGATCCTAGAGCTATCATCATTATCTTAAAACAATCATTGGGAGTGCAGGCATGTCCCCAAGTAATATTCTTCACtccaaagaaatagaaaaagtcaACAAGTATCGTCTGCCATGCTTGTAGTACACGGCTATAAGTTGTGGGGGCATACTTTTATTTGGATTAGTTTGCACATCAGCAATTTCAGATGAGATTGGGAAATCGGCAGCTGGAACTGCCCAGAAATTTAAAATAGTATAAAATATTGCCGTAAAGGCAGCACTAATCCAGTGCCAATGGAGATCCAAACGAAAAGGATTCGGTGTTGCAAGGAAGAATACAGCTTCTAATCTCTCTGTTAACAGTAAAAATTAACCAAACAAACGAAGCACAGGCAATAGCCATGTGATTTTCTAAGATAGAGTGAATCAAGGATTCAAGAAGATCCAGCTTTTCTTGGGAAGGTTAACAAAAAGATGCTGTTTGGCGCCACTGGGAAACTGGGTTGCGGAATCCGGTTCCAATTCGATTCATTCATTCGAATTAAATCATGAGCACGAACACACAACTTTTCGCCTTTTCGGGAGAAAAGCCAGCCAAACATGAGAGTTGGAGCTCTAGGCAAAGCAACGACCAAAAACCAAATCTCGAAACCCAGACAGACGTGAAGAACAGGAGGACTCCACCTTCAATTGCCGACCAAATTAATTCAAAAAAATAAGCATCTCTAAGAATAAATAAACAATTCAGCAGGGTAGCAGCAAGTAGAAGGGCGCAGCAGGAACGAAACCTTTACACCGAGAATTGAGCACGAGCGCACCAGCAAAAGCCCAAACTTTAGGCTCCCCTCCGCGTGAACCAACCAAACCAACCATCTAATACCGGCAGATTAACCAACCACTCTGCTGTACTGCCAGTAATACCTAATACGTGTCTGCCTCTGCTCTCACGTACCTGTAGAATCCGAgatccggcggctcgtcggaggccgCCGATGACCCGAGGGACGAGCTGCCGCCGCTGGACgtggacccggacgcggaggtggagGGCAGGGGCGACGGCAGGGACGCCGGCCGCGGCAGCGGGTGCCCGACCGCCTGTTGCAGCTGCTTCCCGCGGCCTTCCCTGGCGATGAGCGCCTCGTCGAAGCTGCTGGCCTTCTTGTTCTTGCTGCTGTCTCTCCGGACAGCGGTCCCGGCCGCGGGCGCCGGGACAGAGCCGCCGGGGCACGGCGGGTCCGGGCCCTTGGTCCTGGTCCTGCCCTTGCCCTTCCACCACGCCGGCATCCTGGCTTACCACACACGGCGCCGCCCTGGGCCGTGCAGCGCTCGTTGGGCACGCAGAGAGGGGGGTGATGAGGGGGAGGGGAGCGAAATGGGTATCGTCGTCGaggggaggtggaggtggaggtggagacagAGAGGCGTACACGcgcgagaggagaggaggagagagagcgGGGGGTCTTGTAACGACCGGGGTCCCGTCGGCGGGGCCCACGCGCGGCGCTGCTCTGCTCTGCTCTGCTCTGGTCGGGCGGGCCCACCTACGCTGCGCAGCCGCCGCTGCctcggctcggctcggctcggcCTGAGTGCatctctccagcggcgcgacgcattttaatgtccgcgagcctccgtttgcgtcgcgctgcggacgctaaaatgatcgtttttgtccgcacgtccgtttgcgtctggggtctgctccagcggggcgacgtattttttttcttcttcttttcccttTTCTCAattaaacatagtttcaaatattacattttgaaacatgattttacacaaactaacacatagttacgaacatggtttacacaaactaacacatagtttgaaccatggtcgacacaaatataaaaaaattgtaaatagaaaccagttgtgttgatttccgtatgttcgctcccaagaaagaacattcgagggcacacccaatcacccaaactggaaaatccagcgggaggagatggtgcccttattggttctaccgatgaggcgaatgcAGAACGTAAACCTCGACCATCGGCTTCGTTTGGCCCGTAGCGATTCgtcgcaaagaaagaacactcgacgttctaactatcggtgtctgaGCCGGAGTCGTCGATGTGGTAGTGCTCGCGGCCGTCGTGTCgttgaacaccttgacgatcatctcgccgtccccttgtagaggaaggtgagccggcagccggctcgagcgcgaggtcgcggcgaacttgtcccaccccgtgtgtgtACATATTGCCCtcgcccgtcgaacaggacctccacggtccggcAGGTtgctgcagctggcctcccgtagctgcaagtgcgtcggctcgacgccgtcgacgaactcggcgaacttgtccggtagccgcttgatggcgagtgggtcgtcgtcgatgcggaggaggaactcgaagcagcgctcctcctgcgaggacgaggagggcgcaggcgacggcgagcatggggccgtagctgctccaccacggcggcccctgccccgccACGGGCACCAGgtggccgcggcctcgaccgcctcgccggccaccaggaccggccatggacttcctcgcgggcttggctgcgtcgcaggaacacctaggcggcgctacgatcgagctttgtggcggctagggtttctttggaagagtggatgaggaagaagaacgcgcgccccctttatataggtcggcggcatgcggtggccgcgggacgcgtggcgtcgccattaacgtggttggcggaggtgggcggccgctcggcagccgaggcatcgtcgccattaacgtggcgcagagtgccgaagcgacgcagctttgcagtcgctggcgcgtttgagaagacgcatcgacgcagggtcgctgccaggcgggcccgccgaaacgtccgccagatgcgagcggacgtttccggcgtccgcagagacgcatccgaggcacatatttgggccaggtttgcgtctccgcggacggcccggtcactttgcaaccgtttgcgtcgcgccgctagaGATGCCCTGAACCTGTACGCGTAGGCGTAGCGTTCATTTGTCCCCTGCCTGGAAGCTGCACACGTAGGCGGATGTGCGCGAGTGAGCTGTGGGACCCGGACGCTGCTGGGGCGGCTGCTGGCAGGTGGGCCCGAGTTGCTAGTGAGGTGGTGGGGCCGGCACACACGGTGGTGGCGTGGACGTGGCTGTGACGTGTTGGGTGGGGCCGACAGGGACGCGCTGGTAGAGATGCACGCAAAGTGGGGTGGTTACCGGCCACCACCAGTGTTTTAAGACCACACTACTACTGGATACTCATACTGATAGGGCAATTGCTGACACTGACACAAGGgtgtctctctctccctctctcgttCATGTACTATGATGTACTGTATTCATTTCTTCTTACGCATGTACCTGCACATTATTCTTATGCAATACACAAACATGTATCTACACGAGCGTCTTCTCTTAGAGCATGCCTACTCACGGGTCCCATAGGCCTACCAATAGCGTTATTAGATACCACATCTCTACCACATACTCCAACTACATGTACCGCATAACGTGGATGAGGTATGCTGCATTCGCTATTTCCGTCGCGAAAAACTAGGCGGTAGaacaaattgcctacaattaggccgCCGCTTGCGTCGCCCGCTCCGCCAATGCCTCGACCGTGCCACTCGCGCCGCCAGTGCCCGTGCCCACCCTCGCTCCGTCCAGTCGCACTCGTTCGGCTCTGCCCCAATCGTGCCCGCCCTCGCTCCATCTGGCTCCCCCCTGGCCCGCTTCGGCCGACCAGCTCGTCGGAATCATTCTCCGGCGGTAGTACGTGCGGTAAAG
It includes:
- the LOC127294119 gene encoding mitogen-activated protein kinase kinase kinase 3; amino-acid sequence: MPAWWKGKGRTRTKGPDPPCPGGSVPAPAAGTAVRRDSSKNKKASSFDEALIAREGRGKQLQQAVGHPLPRPASLPSPLPSTSASGSTSSGGSSSLGSSAASDEPPDLGFYRLAIDSRKQSLVLEEGRFVANNHQVSEHSRSSEASVSPRKEFQLNTLDLSNDRTNYCRGRKSTEIVFPTRMPSSPPSSRGQHCPASPVHSRAFGQCPGSPTGWQDDSRSSSSAHPLPLPPGTPCSSSRSLHSQWKKGKLLGSGTFGQVYLGFNSEGGQMCAIKEVKVIADDSNSKECLRQLNQEMLLLNQLSHPNIVQYYGSELSTETLSVYLEFVSGGSIHKLLQEYGPLGETVLRNYTAQILSGLAYLHGRKTVHRDIKGANILVDPNGDIKLADFGMAKHISAYTSIKSFKGSPYWMAPEVIMNTNGYSLSVDIWSLGCTILEMATARPPWSQYEGVAAIFKIGNSKDIPDIPDHLSSEAKNFLKLCLQRDPADRPTAAQLIEHPWVKDQASVRSSRSGITRDMFPTSSDGNKTTVKTNVALSSYRSLSPLRDTNLGMRNLPMTAASIPAISTRRISAINASNIRMNMSLPVSPCGSPPRQYKQSNRSCLPSPPHPAYSAGAANYSPINNALYPTRASNYLSDPWLEIPQRKITQTFDSPRRL
- the LOC127294120 gene encoding uncharacterized protein gives rise to the protein MRLLTRCSMECGGKLKSVLRTSVVLRALSPSRSGRRSGARRMHFLPGPASEDEREYAPPPRGWYPAAYGRLLRLAGSLRGVEVADGYLRHAATGSLVTDAHAVDRMEHFEALAGEFAATRRGPPLKATALSSLTKVCDVLGVSAQRRKNVRLTVCPQVTQHHVWRGALEEVLRDLREDMGALDAPSPATQMAEQIASACARFLSDTADAATSSSPSWMRPTPYRKPAPARAKTWQEVLDMFTDLAKFLATDTRLAGHAQKVEAMKEGLYQIHDIIIERSIAFKEARHQDCLVQRNLSKNLGHSSRGLYTLLLFYLYGTVRDIEVNIGRSLSGKDGKNVTVHAVKFLINGDELAVQSGIKQLSRALGVLKFVWEAANTDIVTTEYSGKDFVVKKDNSVKGVLKLQGHLWGLGVEEKAVTYRGNVFHVHQIRLP